The following DNA comes from Anticarsia gemmatalis isolate Benzon Research Colony breed Stoneville strain chromosome 10, ilAntGemm2 primary, whole genome shotgun sequence.
tttatgaaacatgGCATGTAGATCACGCTTGAGTCATGATAAGAATTGAATCCTCTGATCTCTATTGAATATTctgaaatattcaattttatttacctaacaCTAGTATGCATCAAAATTATTTGCATGCACAGACAGCCGCAGAACAAAAATGCATTTGCCAACGAAGGTTAGAAGcaagttttatttaagaaactaAAAAGAAATTCATTTTCCGTTTCTATTTTGAGACTCAATCCCTGCATTTACCTACGTGCTttgatttcatataaaaatagcttAACATCACAAACCGCACGTATTCACCCATAATTCGCGAAATAGGTCGTGTTGAAACTAAAAAACCCTTTGAAATTCGAGTCGCGGTACCACAGATGGAAATCTGTATTCCCCATGCTTTCACGATACGCATACGATATCGTTATCAGATAATGTCACTTGGGATATCTCCGAGTAGTGCTTTGTACTCAAAGGCACCTGTTTTTGTATAAACAGAATCTATTTTCTTCATTTCATGTGTCTGTGCTATCAATAATGTCTGTGAtgctatttttgtaaatgtatgatataaaaatactacactAACTCCATTCCAATATGAGGTCTGTATCTTGACTATctattctaattattatattatataccagaactataattattaatatttctttgtcGCATTGTCTTGTTACATAAGCATTTTTTTGTTCgtttaaatatatgaataaataaggtTTCATCGCATAACAATACAATTCAAAAACATCTTCAAATGATCTTTGTCTCgcattaataaagttttcaaccCCTGGCTACTTAAATACTTAATGTGTTCATGCTGTAATATACGAATATTATGTACTACGTACTAATTCACGATTGAGACAGTACTATTCCAGAAtgaaatttttaaacataaattagtagcaataaacattttaacgaAAACAATGCGACCTACGGTAAAACACACGCCAAACATaaccaaaaaaacaaataaaaataattcaaacagaataaaattacatacaaatgcACTTGAAAAAGTGTTACCATTTATCAgtcaataaatatgataaaaagtattattggGGCGTATATGTGTCCGTCGGGATATCCgcacttgttattgtttttattttgcacCCTTTACACCGTGTAAGCGAGgatgtattttattgaaatgatgtttgatataaagatttattgcGAATGTTTTCGGTTCGGGATGTTTTTTGTCGGATTAGGAAAATGGGAAGGTAATTGaattatgttatgtatatttatttgcatttcaCGTAGAATATAGTATTATTCATCGTCACGCTGCAAAATGAAAATGATTGTGATTAATGATCACATTGGTatgttaattaaacaaataaggtgAAGTATCCTTTAAAATTCTCAACGTATTTAAGTACCGTTTAACATTTCATTGTATGTGTACATGCCGcgatagtttttaaactatcactgttaattttatttaagcaaTTTTAACACATGGAGCAATGTATGTTCGCATGATATGTAATGGTAGTATATACGATAATGGAGTAATTCACCTAAAACTGTTTTGTGCGAGTAAGTTCAGTGTGTTTAATACTCTTCAACAACCCCATTCGTTGCATTTAAACGTCCGCAAAGTCGAAAATTGTTCCACACCATTGTTCAATCAGAATATTGGCAATATCAAACAAATGGACTCCCACACCAATTTTCTACAGCCAACACATCACCCTCGCAATAACGAAACCGCTAATTTTTCCTGTAAACAAAACAGTCAATAATGTCACCAATAGTGACGCAATATTAGGGTAAACCTCCCCGTCGGCGGCACGtccttatttacttattgtaaACTCACATGACAGGTGCCTTAATGGGCGAAATAACATGGCGGGTGCGCCGACGGTGCCAATGTCCAAGAGTAAGAATATGAGGAGAAGGATCCACTATTGTTGGTCTAGGtgtatttgaaaatatagataaagtcaatcattattatttcattctATAATCCTGAGAGTAGCAAATTGGCAAGTAgataaaaattgtatgaaattcgCATTTTATGTCAACGAGCTATGAAATGAAGTATAACTTGCATTTGCTAAATTTTTAAAACTTGGGGGAAGATTGATGAAAGGATAAGTCAAACCAAACAATggctcaaatatttttaatgattaattaacAAACTACTAGAAATCTTAGTATTACCTATACggataacaatttattaatatacattaaGTACCAAACTTAAGTTCATTTCTACACCTTCTTGCTTGGTCTATGGCAGAACGTTGAACGTGAGACTCATGGGAAATCGGCTGTTGCTCGCTAGTTACGCTAGGTGGCGCGTACCTCGGCCCGGCCTCGCAAACTACCTGTaaacgtaattaattaattatcgatTTACACTTACCTTTTCCTTcattatatacttactatttaTTGAAATGCTGTAAAAATTTGGACGACTAATTAggtaattgttttgttagtatGTTTTATAGTGGCGTACAATTTCTCAGGATAAAAAGTTTAcgttgtatgaaaaaatataatgtaaattttgtatttgatcTTTAATTTGCAAGATAATAAgccgaaaataatatttgcctaaattaacattttaattctaaactataaataaaaaaccttgtATATAACAATAATCAAAGCCGAACACGATACCATAATGAAAATTACCATCTAAAGTTTCACTTCCAATAGCAACAGACGCTATTATTCCACAACAGcacttcaataaaaacaaaagcatcAAATATTCACATTTCAATTGTGAAAACTAGTAAAATCTTGCATTCTATGCACACAGGTCTACATTGGAACCTAAAACCGCATGTGGTAAGTGGCAGCGATGGGGACAGTTACCCTATCTGTATGAGCCGATAATGGAGCGTGAAGTCTCTAGGTAGTGTCTGTCTCTGTTCCTAGCTATCTTAATGTATAACTGGGAATATCGGCTGTTTGTATTAACGTTAGATGTTGGCCTTTGTGACAATTGTTTGTCACTGTGTTAGGGAATTGGAACTTTGGGTGTATATGTTATTATGTAACAGAAGGTTATTTTTGAAACCGATTAGTTACTCGCTGACTAATGAAACGCAGAAAATATAACTGATTCTAGTAATTCACTTTTCGGtagaaatagtttaaaaataaactaagtacCAACCTACtttttcttaacttttaattaaagcaGTGCCAAAATATACAAGTCTCGTGGAGAAACTGAACCAATTCTTCAGGTAACAAAGTCTTATCACGGCTTACTTTCACAAAAATGAAACTGCTTTATCTAACGTTTTTCCAATACAACCATTTCCAGCCCAAAAATCAGACTGTCCATATGAAATGGTCATCGTACCATTAACCCTACAAGCGTGTGTTGGTCCAATAAAAGTAGGTAGGCCGGGCCAATATAAACATCAGTAACATAACGACGGACCGAATGTGCCCTGACAGACATAAGCGGGGGTTCGCGGCAAATTGTAAATAGTGCTGGCTCCCGTTTAGTTTGCAATATTTGTGCGGTTTCGTGTAAATGGAAAAAGGGATACACAGAGTAGTAAAGATGTCAGGTGCTACAACTTCATAACGgaaaattttttttcttctccTAATTCTACTCCTAGTACTACTTCGCTAGTGATCAAATACATAGACTTGTGCTTTGTAATGAGAGcactttgaatttaattttactgaaaattgTAATAACGGGACATAATTTATCGGTATAGTATTTATTGCTTACAGTCGTTATGGCTCTTTATACACAATTATAGTACAATGTATCAATTCCTGTCCAACTTGattctttaactgttgtgtAATTTGCACAAAGAGTTAACCTGCAAGTTcagtagaaaattaaatattagccAGAACAGTGCAATAGAAGCAATGAACGAAAATATGTTGTTTAGTTTTCGTGTTATCCTACTCTATGTCCGAAGGGGGTACAACACGATATCGGAAACGCTGATGTGTGTAAGTCGACGGGAATTAGACGTTACGACGGCGGGGAATTGGCGGAGCGCGCATTGTCGACTCACCCTGTACCTATCTTATACTGCGATTATATACCACGTTTAATAAAAGacgctgtttttatttttgtaccattttaGGGTTAGGTGTTATTAATCCACGGCGTAATGTAGATTTTAGTTGGACTTCAAATCTTTTTCGTAGCGCTACTTGGTGCTACGAGACGTAGGGGTCTACGATAAGCTTACGCTTTCTAAGGTAACGTTATTTGAGACTTTATTCGAAATTTTGTAGAATTCGCAACTTCATGCCGTTcaataaggaaaatatcgtaacctcaaatcaatattttcaaatattattgtttttatctttaaaGAAAATCAATCAGTGGTCTACATTTGTAATcatgtttttcaaaaattcCTCTCATATTACCTGTTCATATGTTAGGCAGTTATCCCTTGCCCGCCTAATCACGTCACGCGCCAATGCGTCACGTTTGACGTGTTTAATTGGGCACACGCACACATTCACGCTAACTCGATCATTGTTGACGCGTGTTACCGTTTACACCACTAATACGACTATTGTATCTAATTAAATGTAGTTTCACATCAAAACAATAGGTTTCTCGAAcggaaaaaaacatttgaatctcaattaaaagattaatgtttttaaactctcgcgactagtacacataatattataatgcaacgggtcttatacgcgattgaaaatttaaaggttaggataccttatttgctgcccgacgtttcgatcgcattacaacgaccgtggtcacgagctgactgatgtggctgctaagcgtcgtcttcttgcggcgcgagtttcgacgcctaccctcacttggttttcacttagtgtacattgttcggaattgtcggtacttcgacacacaacactaacgacgtctttacactggcgcgttacgtcatgccggcgacggctgcacttgctgatgacaggattccacgtagatgataaacggtatccctcttcacggttgaaattagtatgttttttgatttcaaccgcttctcgtactatcctggagtaatagtgacgatctgtggagaggacccggggttgatgtaactcgatccagtgattggttcctgcttccaacaagtgctcagctatcgcggatttgttgacttgccggttcttgacagctgcgatatgttccttgaccctttcagctattgttcttttggtctgtccgatgtatgaactaccgcagctacaatccaccttgtaaacgccaggtgtctgaagaggaattacatcctttggcgtgcgcaaatggttagctactttggagaacggactatatacagtctttatggagtatttcttcagtactgttccaactttatccgttactccttttatgtagggcataaaagctggtactctgctaacaccagtctgacattcttgcctcttcagacgtcgttcggttctcctgtatccgtttcgcttaagtacctcctgaacgtgtgagagttcaccgtctaggtgttcagggtcacaaaggtcgtatgctctagttgtcagcgaagccaccacggattgcaggtgtcgcggatgatgatgcgaattcgcgtgaagatacctatcggtgtgtgtcggttttcggtaaacagtgtggcccaaggtaccatcttttctcacctttacttcgacatcgagaaaggccaacgatctgtctgtctccatttcATATGTGAAGTTGATGTTAGGATGAATGGAGTTCAGGGTGTTCAACAGCCGTTCTACGTCCTGTTTATCTCCTCTCATGATACAATACACATCGTCGACGTATCTTTTCCATAGCTTCACATTTGATGCCTGCATATCTATGGATTGCTCAAAATGTTCCATCCAGATGTTGGCCATAACCGGTGCCACTGGGCTACCCATGGCCACTCCGTCGATCTGGAGGTAGTATTGTCCACGATAGAGAAAGTAGTTACCTTCTAAACAGTTCTTCAGTAAAACGACGTACTCACTAGACAGACCGTTTTCCCTCAACTTCATCTCGACGACATCAAGACAGTCCTGTATGGGAACGTTGGTGAACAGTGACTCCACATCAAAACTCACCATAACCTCATCCGGTTCCACTCTCATGGTCTTGATGATATCGACAAAGTGACGAGAGTCCTTCACGAAGGATGCAGTCTTACCTGTTAACGATTGCAGCACTGACGCGATGTGTTTCGCCAAATCATAGGTGGGAGAATCGATTTGACTCACTATAGGGCGCAGCGGTACACTCTCCTTATGTACTTTAGGTAAACCGTATAACTTAGGCGGCTGAACGCACTTGGGTCTTGCGAGACGTTGAAACACATCCTCCGCGAAGAGGTCTTCATGGTCCTTGATCAGTGAACGTATACGTTTCGTCACTCTGGCAGTAGGGTTATACGACACTGGTTTGTAAACCGAAGTGTCACTCAACAGATTCCGTATTCTTCTGTCATAGTCTTCTGAGTCCATTACTACGGTGGCGTTTCCTTTATCAGCCTTAAGCACTAAGATATCACGATTAGCCCGCAGTTTCGatagtgcttgacgctcttccaTAGTAACGTTCGATTTCGGCGGCTTGGATTTTCGTAGAATAACGGCAACATCCTGTCTAAGTGTATCCGCATCGTTAGACGGCACCTTGTTACGCGTTATTACTTCCTCAACACCACTTATGACATTTTCATACGGAATCCGGTTCGGAGTTACTGCGAAATTTAACCCCTTGCTCAGTACACTGTGTGTGGCATTATCAATCGGCGAACGTGACAAATTAATTACCGTATCACGCTGAGACGTGGCCGGTGTTCGGGTTGTACCGTTTACCTTCCCGCGACGGTTATATAATCTGTCAAACTTTGCATCGTGACGGGCAATGCACAAATCGTAAATACGAGATGCCTGGTTGTATGTTACTCGATCACAAAGGTCAAAGTCACTTACTGATAATACCGCACTGCACTCCGTATGTAGGTCATAAAGTTCACTCACCACACTATTCACATTGTACCGACAATTCCGTATTAATTGTCTTAAGAGACGAACACTTGCATTTTGTAGAATTCCATCCGAGTGTGGAATGTCCTTACGCGGCTTGATACGCACTCCCGAGGGTACTAAGTCCGCGTCACGACACCTCACTAGAAACCTGAGCGATGTTTCCAAACGCACACGTTTTACTCGAAGGAATTCAAGATGTTTGATTTTTGTTACAAACTCCGGCCCGTAGCGGTTtgcaattaatgtttttaaactctcgcgactagtacacataatattataatgcaacgggtcttatacgcgattgaaaatttaaaggttaggataccttatttgctgcccgacgtttcgatcgcattacaacgaccgtggtcacgagctgactgatgtggctgctaagcgtcgtcttcttgcggcgcgagtttcgacgcctaccctcacttggttttcacttagtgtacattgttcggaattgtcggtacttcgacacacaacactaacgacgtctttacactggcgcgttacgtcatgccggcgacggctgcacttgctgatgacaggattccacgtagatgataaacggtatccctcttcacggttgaaattagtatgttttttgatttcaaccgcttctcgtactatcctggagtaatagtgacgatctgtggagaggacccggggttgatgacttctgaaagggtcaaggaacatatcgcagctgtcaagaaccggcaagtcaacaaatccgcgatagctgagcacttgttggaagcaggaaccaatcactggatcgagctacatcaaccccgggtcctctccacagatcgtcactattactccaggatagtacgagaagcggttgaaatcaaaaaacatactaatttcaaccgtgaagagggataccgtttatcatctacgtggaatcctgtcatcagcaagtgcagccgtcgccggcatgacgtaacgcgccagtgtaaagacgtcgttagtgttgtgtgtcgaagtaccgacaattccgaacaatgtacactaagtgaaaaccaagtgagggtaggcgtcgaaactcgcgccgcaagaagacgacgcttagcagccacatcagtcagctcgtgaccacggtcgttgtaatgcgatcgaaacgtcgggcagcaaataaggtatcctaacctttaaattttcaatcgcgtataagacccgttgcattataatattatgtgtactagtcgcgagagtttaaaaacattaattgcaAACCGCTACGGGCCGGAGTTTGTAACAAAAATCAAACATCTTGAATTCCTTCGAGTAAAACGTGTGCGTTTGGAAACATCGCTCAGGTTTCTAGTGAGGTGTCGTGACGCGGACTTAGTACCCTCGGGAGTGCGTATCAAGCCGCGTAAGGACATTCCACACTCGGATGGAATTCTACAAAATGCAAGTGTTCGTCTCTTAAGACAATTAATACGGAATTGTCGGTACAATGTGAATAGTGTGGTGAGTGAACTTTATGACCTACATACGGAGTGCAGTGCGGTATTATCAGTAAGTGACTTTGACCTTTGTGATCGAGTAACATACAACCAGGCATCTCGTATTTACGATTTGTGCATTGCCCGTCACGATGCAAAGTTTGACAGATTATATAACCGTCGCGGGAAGGTAAACGGTACAACCCGAACACCGGCCACGTCTCAGCGTGATACGGTAATTAATTTGTCACGTTCGCCGATTGATAATGCCACACACAGTGTACTGAGCAAGGGGTTAAATTTCGCAGTAACTCCGAACCGGATTCCGTATGAAAATGTCATAAGTGGTGTTGAGGAAGTAATAACGCGTAACAAGGTGCCGTCTAACGATGCGGATACACTTAGACAGGATGTTGCCGTTATTCTACGAAAATCCAAGCCGCCGAAATCGAACGTTACTAtggaagagcgtcaagcactatCGAAACTGCGGGCTAATCGTGATATCTTAGTGCTTAAGGCTGATAAAGGAAACGCCACCGTAGTAATGGACTCAGAAGACTATGACAGAAGAATACGGAATCTGTTGAGTGACACTTCGGTTTACAAACCAGTGTCGTATAACCCTACTGCCAGAGTGACGAAACGTATACGTTCACTGATCAAGGACCATGAAGACCTCTTCGCGGAGGATGTGTTTCAACGTCTCGCAAGACCCAAGTGCGTTCAGCCGCCTAAGTTATACGGTTTACCTAAAGTACATAAGGAGAGTGTACCGCTGCGCCCTATAGTGAGTCAAATCGATTCTCCCACCTATGATTTGGCGAAACACATCGCGTCAGTGCTGCAACCGTTAACAGGTAAGACTGCATCCTTCGTGAAGGACTCTCGTCACTTTGTCGATATCATCAAGACCATGAGAGTGGAACCGGATGAGGTTATGGTGAGTTTTGATGTGGAGTCACTGTTCACCAACGTTCCCATACAGGACTGTCTTGATGTCGTCGAGATGAAGTTGAGGGAAAACGGTCTGTCTAGTGAGTACGTCGTTTTACTGAAGAACTGTTTAGAAGGTAACTACTTTCTCTATCGTGGACAATACTACCTCCAGATCGACGGAGTGGCCATGGGTAGCCCAGTGGCACCGGTTATGGCCAACATCTGGATGGAACATTTTGAGCAATCCATAGATATGCAGGCATCAAATGTGAAGCTATGGAAAAGATACGTCGACGATGTGTATTGTATCATGAGAGGAGATAAACAGGACGTAGAACGGCTGTTGAACACCCTGAACTCCATTCATCCTAACATCAACTTCACATATgaaatggagacagacagatcgttggcctttctcgatgtcgaagtaaaggtgagaaaagatggtaccttgggccacactgtttaccgaaaaccgacacacaccgataggtatcttcacgcgaattcgcatcatcatccgcgacacctgcaatccgtggtggcttcgctgacaactagagcatacgacctttgtgaccctgaacacctagacggtgaactctcacacgttcaggaggtacttaagcgaaacggatacaggagaaccgaacgacgtctgaagaggcaagaatgtcagactggtgttagcagagtaccagcttttatgccctacataaaaggagtaacggataaagttggaacagtactgaagaaatactccataaagactgtatatagtccgttctccaaagtagctaaccatttgcgcacgccaaaggatgtaattcctcttcagacacctggcgtttacaaggtggattgtagctgcggtagttcatacatcggacagaccaaaagaacaatagctgaaagggtcaaggaacatatcgcagctgtcaagaaccggcaagtcaacaaatccgcgatagctgagcacttgttggaagcaggaaccaatcactggatcgagctacatcaaccccgggtcctctccacagatcgtcactattactccaggatagtacgagaagcggttgaaatcaaaaaacatactaatttcaaccgtgaagagggataccgtttatcatctacgtggaatcctgtcatcagcaagtgcagccgtcgccggcatgacgtaacgcgccagtgtaaagacgtcgttagtgttgtgtgtcgaagtaccgacaattccgaacaatgtacactaagtgaaaaccaagtgagggt
Coding sequences within:
- the LOC142976299 gene encoding uncharacterized protein LOC142976299 — translated: MEERQALSKLRANRDILVLKADKGNATVVMDSEDYDRRIRNLLSDTSVYKPVSYNPTARVTKRIRSLIKDHEDLFAEDVFQRLARPKCVQPPKLYGLPKVHKESVPLRPIVSQIDSPTYDLAKHIASVLQSLTGKTASFVKDSRHFVDIIKTMRVEPDEVMVSFDVESLFTNVPIQDCLDVVEMKLRENGLSSEYVVLLKNCLEGNYFLYRGQYYLQIDGVAMGSPVAPVMANIWMEHFEQSIDMQASNVKLWKRYVDDVYCIMRGDKQDVVCEAGPRYAPPSVTSEQQPISHESHVQRSAIDQARRCRNELKFGT
- the LOC142976300 gene encoding uncharacterized protein LOC142976300; the protein is MEERQALSKLRANRDILVLKADKGNATVVMDSEDYDRRIRNLLSDTSVYKPVSYNPTARVTKRIRSLIKDHEDLFAEDVFQRLARPKCVQPPKLYGLPKVHKESVPLRPIVSQIDSPTYDLAKHIASVLQPLTGKTASFVKDSRHFVDIIKTMRVEPDEVMVSFDVESLFTNVPIQDCLDVVEMKLRENGLSSEYVVLLKNCLEGNYFLYRGQYYLQIDGVAMGSPVAPVMANIWMEHFEQSIDMQASNVKLWKRYVDDVYCIMRGDKQDVERLLNTLNSIHPNINFTYEMETDRSLFKLEARDPPQYKIVLQYFGLKLPRDERDPANSLPQELNFPST